Below is a genomic region from Phycisphaerae bacterium.
GAATCCGGCAGGGTCCGGATTATATCGGTTGGCCGCCTACCGCGTCCAACGCTGCCTCTTGGATCCTCTGGCTGATGACGTGACGGTCGCCAGCGGGCATGCCAGCCGGCCGACCCGGCAGGCAACATCATCGCCAACGAGTTGAAAAGAAGGACCCGCCATGAGCCGATGAACATATCAGCGGTGCGAGATTCGACTCACGTCCGGTGTTTTGGGACCTTCCGGGGTCTGGCCCACGACTCTCTGGAAGGCGGGAGGAATGCCCGGACTCTCCTTCGGGGCTCGCAGAGTCACATCCCCCAGGTTCTCTGGCGGGCAACATGGGAAGCGGTGGCGTGTCACAGCAGACGGTTGTCGAAATCGCCGACTTCAAGGTCTCGAACGACCCGACAATTGAGTTGATCACCTACTCCCTGGGCAGTTGCATTGGTGTCGCGATCTGGGATCCGGTCGCCCTAGTCGGCGGCATGCTGCACTTCATGCTGTCGGACTCGACGATTTCGCCTGACAAGGCTGTCGTCAATCCGGCTATGTTCGCGGACACTGGAATCCCCTTGCTGTTTCGTTCCGCCTACCGCCTGGGTGCCTCCAAGAAACGCCTGGTGGTCAAGGTCGCCGGCGGAGCCTCCATGTTTCAGACATCGGAGCGGTTGGATATCGGCAAGCACAACTATCTCGCCCTGCGCAAGGTTTTCTGGCGCAACAATGTCCTCATTGACAGCGAGCACACCGGTGGCTGCCTGAGCCGCACGATGCGGCTCAACATCGGGAGCGGACAGGTCATCATCGGCAACCACAAGATGAGACAAGTTGCGATCTGAGAATCTCACCGGATGCCTATAACCGGCCCGGCGCGACGTCGCGTCCTCGCACGGCAAACCAGACCGTGCCAATAGCGCCACAGGCAAAGGCTGCCCACAAGTTGGCGTCTGGTCCCCAGCACCACCAGAGTAGGCCGCCGGCCAAGGCGGATAGCGAGACGATCGCATCTCGGACGAGGTAGTACGCGCCGAACATGGGGGCCCGGCTGTCAGATGGGGCCAGGGCCAGAATCAACGCTTTTCGTGTCGGTTCGCCGAATTCTTTCAGTCCCCGGAGCACAAACGCCCCCACCAACGGCCAGAACGAGTGACAAAACAGCAAAACCGCCGGGAACAGCGTGAAGAAAACGAACGTGGCCAGAACGAAGGGCTTTTTCTCGCCCCGGTCGGCCAGATACGCGACCGGGAGATACACAAGCACGGCGGTCATCATTTCGACCGCCTTGAGGAGGCCGAACTCCTTGCCGTTCAGAGGCGAGGCGATCGTCGTCATGCACCAGACGACCACGAATGCGTTGGGGATCTGCTCGCAGAACCGGATCAGGATGTCTGACACCAGCAGACTGCGGAGTTCTGGGGGCATGCGGCGAAGGCATGTGAGCGGATGACCGTCCGACACCAGTGGCTTGCTTTGGCTGCTTTCGGCTCCCGGGTCCGCGATCATTCTCCGCTGGAACCACAGTGCGACGATGGCCATGACCATCGCTGTGGCGAATGCCAGGCGCATTCCGGTCTGCTCGCCCCATTGGTCGATGAGGATGCCTCCCACGATTGGCCCGACCGCCATCGGTAGTCGTCGGACGAGTGAGTGGACCGAGACGCCCATGGTCTGCCTGTTCTTCGGAAGCACGTCACCCAGCAAGCTCATCGTGGCTGGCAGGGAAACGGCCGTCCAGGAGAGGAACAGCACTGACCCGGCCAGCATCGCCTGCCAGGTCGGAACGGCGATCACCAGAGCGAAGCCCGCGATGGTCATCAGGTTGAAAACCAGCAAAGCCCGCTTGGTTCCCACCCGATGGGTCACATAGCCGCCAAAGAGCGAATAGAGGGCGTTGAGCAGGTTATCGAGGAAGCCCTGAATACTGACAGCGAGGACTCCCCCGCCCAGGGCGAGCAGGTAGATT
It encodes:
- a CDS encoding chemotaxis protein CheD, whose protein sequence is MGSGGVSQQTVVEIADFKVSNDPTIELITYSLGSCIGVAIWDPVALVGGMLHFMLSDSTISPDKAVVNPAMFADTGIPLLFRSAYRLGASKKRLVVKVAGGASMFQTSERLDIGKHNYLALRKVFWRNNVLIDSEHTGGCLSRTMRLNIGSGQVIIGNHKMRQVAI
- a CDS encoding MFS transporter; this translates as MRRVLDFFGLRRSIVGLLGVVVLVGLGEKMAEQFRPIYLLALGGGVLAVSIQGFLDNLLNALYSLFGGYVTHRVGTKRALLVFNLMTIAGFALVIAVPTWQAMLAGSVLFLSWTAVSLPATMSLLGDVLPKNRQTMGVSVHSLVRRLPMAVGPIVGGILIDQWGEQTGMRLAFATAMVMAIVALWFQRRMIADPGAESSQSKPLVSDGHPLTCLRRMPPELRSLLVSDILIRFCEQIPNAFVVVWCMTTIASPLNGKEFGLLKAVEMMTAVLVYLPVAYLADRGEKKPFVLATFVFFTLFPAVLLFCHSFWPLVGAFVLRGLKEFGEPTRKALILALAPSDSRAPMFGAYYLVRDAIVSLSALAGGLLWWCWGPDANLWAAFACGAIGTVWFAVRGRDVAPGRL